In Centropristis striata isolate RG_2023a ecotype Rhode Island chromosome 1, C.striata_1.0, whole genome shotgun sequence, one DNA window encodes the following:
- the LOC131971008 gene encoding complement C3-like, producing MAQWTLHYIVFFVFLCRSNGQFDLGGRFAPIDRYWNLHDKQPLKVDGTAPRFTLLAPDLLRADSQENIYLQADSVSSPVTVSISIVDFTKTTSLLQDSVTLNLENGYHVLKTIQLPSDRLNRDEKKNKFVYLKVNFGSYHSEERILMVSFHSGYIFVQTDKPIYNPGETVRFRTFTSTPSFKAFSSSITIEIQNPDGVVVKHINRRAINGIYSDTFTLSEIVNEGKWILTAKFDHWKQNTFTSQFEVKKYVLPAFNVTLTPRKTFIDLEDNEVIVEITARYLYGEPVQGTAYVVFGVMINQEMRRLPGVKQVSDLNGGVIRLSMEEIKTAYPNIRSLVGNSVYVKASVLTKSGSDLVEAEKTGIKIVESPYVVSFRAVPKYFKAGLPLDLTIQVSHHDGSPARNILVKLTLLAEPLRVTSGTTTATINMPAEQQPQTITVETVQAGLRPDQQAKQQIIVQPYRTFNTRHQNYLYISAGKNMVSVGESLSLKLRINPADETHRQHIKHITYLVLNKGKIIVGERVDVTGQLVTSVGLTVTPDMMPSFRFVAFFSIPWSREEEVVSDSIWVDVVDSCVGGLKVGPVDGTIRKYSPGKGFNFRVRGDPGANVSLVAVDNAVYLLNRDRLTQGKIWGAVEQGDIGCTRGGGKDAKAVFTDAGLLYSSSTGFKTQIRQVLQCPSSARRRRSAERLQRKAQLENHYKEKLQRRCCKDGLREIPMPYSCTRRSLYITEGWECMKAFRYCCATFRNQVFSTEIPTTPPPLTTTVPPTTTTTRRPRVPSSRHSDVMVYSRMGPPLTSRNFNWGREHVVAVAGLPGLAEEKNYMYTDVNKMAEEDVVLAQAESHFDYDEEEEYLDESEVDLRYRFFESWLWIDLNLPNEADREGLAFKDVNDYPLPDSITEWGVLAISASPHTGFCVAEPYNVKTWKHFFVDLKLPYSVARNEQIEIKAVVHNYASTELHVRLTLMKTEGICSIAFKDRHMQELTVPAGSSVVVPYTIVPLVVGKLPLELMALARDMMGGDRIQKDLRVVMDGVEKTEVWSAVLNPSAEGGRQTVIVGKIELDSVVPNSKPETIINVRGNVLADSIDNSISEDSLASLIRMPGGCVEQNLASITLPLIATLYLERTNNWESVGVERKAEALRYIRRGYENQLAYRRSDGSYPPYRSEGASTWITAYVVKVFSMAHSIVGINEEQVCEPLLYLVNNKFKPRGFVEDNPVYTTTMTGGLRGDDPGLTLTAFVLIALAEAKQAGIRCTGPNVEHVISTATDQLRTALVMQGRRPYTVAIASYALALLWNGQGENPTQALLRAAAPGGSHWPDTKNTLFTLEATGYALLALVKLGRMEEAAAPFKWLNSQRRRGGGFGSTQSTMVVLHALSEYLINKPPPDNLDLNVNVMISGRKLIRYNFNPKTSYAARSNNLPAGHELTVQAEGNGQGILEVVTYYNQVHEVDEKMPCKHFDLSVTIDESSEKLPADVVKSYQFTVKVRALGPRDVRMVILDISLPTGFTPENSDLEMLSNSVDSYINNFQIVDNLSERGSLIIHLFKVSHREPEILMFRLQQNFKVGLLQPSSVTVYEYYNPDHRCSRTYTPKEDKEALTHICRENVCRCTQGDCCISKSDSENFPSTERETFACKGLHHVFKVKVLSVVESYYDKYEMEITQLIKLGQEAGVGVGQKRVFMSHGSCRDGINLKQGSQYLIIGPKEDQWNLDTETNKIIYMLGKDTWLERWPTSAECSSNPAMRAKCKSLDDAAKELSVTGCRL from the exons ATGGCTCAGTGGACGTTACACTACATTGTATTTTTCGTGTTTCTCTGCCGCTCCAATGGACAGTTTGACTTGGGAGGAAG ATTTGCCCCCATAGACAGATACTGGAACCTCCATGA CAAGCAACCCCTAAAGGTCGATGGTACTGCACCGAG GTTCACGCTGCTGGCTCCAGACCTGCTGAGGGCAGACAGTCAGGAGAACATCTACCTACAGGCAGACAGCGTGTCCTCACCCGTCACTGTCTCCATCTCCATCGTGGACTTCACTAAGACCACAAGTCTCCTCCAGGACTCTGTCACACTCAATCTGGAGAATGGATACCACGTTCTCAAGACCATACAG CTTCCCTCGGATCGTTTGAATCGTGATGAGAAAAAGAACAAGTTTGTGTACCTGAAGGTGAACTTTGGGAGCTACCACTCAGAGGAGAGGATCCTGATGGTGTCCTTTCACTCCGGATACATCTTTGTCCAGACGGACAAACCCATCTATAACCCCGGAGAAACTG TTCGGTTCAGAACCTTCACATCCACTCCGTCCTTTAAAGCCTTTAGCAGCTCCATCACAATCGAAATTCAG AATCCAGACGGTGTGGTGGTGAAACATATCAACAGGAGAGCTATTAATGGCATCTATTCTGACACTTTTACTCTCTCTGAAATTGTCAA TGAAGGAAAATGGATACTGACTGCAAAGTTCGACCACTGGAAGCAGAACACGTTCACCTCCCAGTTCGAAGTGAAGAAATACG TGCTGCCTGCCTTCAATGTCACCCTGACGCCCAGAAAGACCTTCATCGACCTGGAAGACAATGAAGTGATTGTAGAGATCACAGCCAG GTACCTATACGGGGAGCCGGTCCAGGGGACGGCCTATGTAGTGTTCGGAGTGATGATCAACCAAGAGATGAGAAGGTTGCCTGGGGTGAAGCAGGTGTCAGAT ctgaaCGGTGGAGTCATCAGACTGAGCATGGAGGAGATCAAGACAGCTTACCCAAACATCAGATCTTTGGTGGGAAACTCTGTGTATGTTAAGGCCTCTGTGCTCACCAAGTCAG GCAGCGACCTGGTTGAAGCAGAGAAGACTGGCATTAAAATAGTGGAGTCTCCATATGTTGTATCCTTTAGAGCCGTACCAAAGTACTTCAAGGCGGGCCTGCCTCTGGATCTGACA ATCCAGGTGAGCCACCACGACGGTTCCCCGGCCCGTAACATCCTGGTCAAGCTGACGCTGCTGGCCGAGCCTCTGCGGGTGACCTCCGGCACCACCACCGCCACAATCAACATGCCTGCAGAGCAACAACCACAAACCATCACT GTTGAGACGGTGCAGGCTGGCCTGAGACCAGACCAGCAGGCCAAACAACAAATCATTGTTCAACCGTACCGCACCTTTAACACCCGCCACCAGAACTACCTGTACATCTCTGCAGGGAAAAACATGGTGTCTGTCGGAGAGAGTCTGTCCCTGAAGCTGAGAATCAATCCTGCAGACGAGACCCACAGACAGCACATTAAACACATCACCTACCTG GTGCTGAATAAAGGCAAAATCATAGTGGGTGAGCGTGTGGATGTGACGGGTCAGCTGGTCACCAGTGTTGGACTGACGGTCACCCCGGACATGATGCCATCGTTCCGTTTCGTGGCATTCTTCAGTATTCCCTGGTcgcgggaggaggaggtggtgtcGGACTCTATCTGGGTGGATGTGGTAGATTCCTGTGTTGGTGGG CTCAAAGTTGGGCCGGTGGATGGCACAATTCGAAAATACAGTCCTGGAAAGGGCTTTAATTTCCGGGTCAGAGGAGATCCAGGGGCAAATGTCAGCCTGGTGGCTGTGGACAATGCTGTGTATCTGCTCAACAGGGACAGACTTACACAAGGAAAG ATTTGGGGTGCGGTGGAGCAGGGAGACATCGGCTGCACCCGAGGGGGAGGCAAAGATGCCAAGGCGGTGTTCACAGATGCAGGACTGCTCTACTCCTCCAGCACCGGGTTCAAAACCCAAATCAGACAAG TTCTGCAGTGTCCGAGCAGTGCCAGAAGGAGGCGCTCTGCTGAACGGCTACAGCGTAAAGCTCAGCTGG AGAATCATTACAAGGAGAAACTGCAGCGGCGCTGCTGTAAGGACGGCCTGCGGGAGATCCCCATGCCCTACTCCTGCACGCGGCGCTCcctctacatcacagagggcTGGGAGTGCATGAAAGCCTTCCGCTACTGCTGTGCAACCTTCAGGAACCAAGTGTTTAGCACAGAGATTCCCACCACGCCACCACCCTTGACCACAACTGTTccacccaccaccaccaccacccggcGACCCAGGGTGCCATCCAGCAGACACTCTGATGTGATGGTGTATTCAAGGATGGGACCCCCTCTAACCAGCAGAAACTTTA ATTGGGGACGTGAACATGTGGTTGCAGTGGCTGGACTGCCTGGActtgcagaagaaaaaaattacatgtaCACAGATGTTAACAAAATGGCAGAAGAAGACGTGGTGCTTGCTCAAGCGGAGAGTCATTTTGACTATGACGAGGAGGAAGAATATCTGGATGAGTCTGAAGTGGATCTGCGATACAGGTTCTTTGAGTCTTGGCTGTGGATAGATTTAAACCTGCCCAACGAGGCGGACAGAGAGGG GTTGGCATTTAAGGACGTGAACGACTATCCCCTTCCTGACAGCATCACAGAGTGGGGAGTTCTGGCCATCAGTGCATCACCTCACACAG GTTTCTGTGTTGCCGAGCCTTACAACGTCAAAACATGGAAGCATTTCTTTGTGGACCTGAAACTGCCATATTCCGTGGCGAGGAACGAACAGATTGAGATTAAAGCTGTGGTCCACAACTATGCCTCTACAGAACTGCAT GTGAGGTTGACGCTGATGAAGACAGAAGGCATATGCAGCATTGCCTTTAAGGATAGACACATGCAGGAACTGACGGTGCCCGCTGGCTCTTCTGTCGTGGTGCCTTACACCATCGTACCGCTGGTGGTGGGGAAACTTCCCCTGGAGTTGATGGCGCTCGCCAGAGACATGATGGGAGGAGACCGCATCCAGAAAGATCTACGGGTGGTG ATGGATGGAGTGGAGAAGACTGAAGTTTGGAGTGCCGTGCTGAACCCGTCAGCTGAAGGAG GACGGCAGACTGTTATTGTGGGCAAGATTGAACTGGACTCAGTTGTGCCAAACTCTAAGCCAGAGACGATCATCAATGTCAGAG GCAATGTACTGGCAGACAGCATTGATAACTCTATCAGTGAGGACTCTTTGGCCTCGCTGATCCGGATGCCCGGCGGCTGTGTGGAGCAGAACTTGGCCAGCATCACCCTGCCGCTCATCGCCACCCTTTACCTGGAGCGAACCAACAACTGGGAGAGCGTAGGGGTAGAGCGCAAGGCTGAGGCTCTCCGGTACATCAGGAGAG GCTATGAGAACCAGCTGGCATACAGAAGAAGTGACGGATCTTACCCCCCCTACAGGAGCGAAGGCGCAAGTACATG GATCACGGCGTACGTGGTGAAAGTTTTCTCCATGGCTCACTCTATTGTTGGCATCAACGAGGAGCAGGTGTGCGAGCCTCTGCTCTACCTGGTGAACAACAAATTCAAGCCTAGAGGCTTCGTAGAGGACAACCCAGTGTACACGACTACCATGACG GGCGGTCTCCGTGGAGATGACCCCGGGCTAACCCTAACAGCCTTCGTCCTCATAGCACTCGCAGAGGCCAAGCAGGCTGGGATCCGCTGCACTGGTCCAAATGTAGAG CATGTTATCAGTACGGCAACTGACCAACTGAGGACAGCACTGGTGATGCAGGGGAGGAGACCGTACACTGTGGCCATTGCCTCCTATGCACTGGCTCTGCTGTGGAATGGTCAAGGCGAAAACCCGACACAAGCTTTACTCAGAGCTGCAGCTCCAG GCGGCAGCCACTGGCCCGACACGAAGAACACTTTGTTCACCTTGGAGGCAACCGGCTACGCCCTGCTGGCTCTGGTCAAGTTAGGGCGCATGGAGGAAGCAGCAGCGCCATTCAAATGGCTGAACAGCCAGCGGAGGAGAGGAGGCGGATTTGGCTCCACTCAG tcAACCATGGTGGTTCTCCATGCGCTGTCGGAGTACCTGATTAACAAACCTCCTCCTGATAACCTGGATCTGAATGTGAACGTTATGATTTCAGGACGCAAGCTAATCCGCTACAATTTCAACCCTAAGACCTCCTACGCTGCTCGCTCCAACAAT TTGCCTGCTGGTCATGAATTGACGGTTCAGGCTGAAGGGAATGGACAAGGAATACTGGAG GTTGTGACGTATTACAACCAAGTGCACGAGGTGGATGAGAAAATGCCCTGCAAGCACTTTGATCTCAGCGTCACTATAGACGAATCCAGCG AAAAACTTCCAGCAGATGTAGTTAAATCCTACCAATTCACTGTTAAAGTGAG GGCTTTAGGACCCAGAGATGTCAGGATGGTCATTCTGGATATAAGTCTGCCGACGGGCTTCACCCCAGAAAACTCAGACTTGGAGATG TTGTCTAACTCAGTGGACAGCTACATCAACAACTTCCAGATTGTTGATAACCTGAGTGAGAGAGGCTCTCTGATCATCCACCTGTTCAAG GTGTCTCACAGAGAGCCTGAGATCTTGATGTTCAGGCTTCAGCAAAACTTTAAAGTCGGCCTCCTCCAGCCTTCCTCGGTCACTGTCTATGAGTATTACAACCCAG ATCACCGCTGCAGCCGCACATACACTCCCAAGGAGGACAAAGAAGCGCTCACTCACATCTGCAGGGAAAACGTCTGCCGCTGCACGCAGG GTGACTGCTGCATCTCCAAAAGTGACAGTGAAAACTTCCCcagcacagaaagagagacgTTTGCCTGCAAGGGTTTACACCACG TTTTCAAGGTGAAGGTGCTGAGTGTTGTGGAGAGTTACTACGACAAATATGAGATGGAGATAACACAACTTATCAAGCTGG GCCAGGAGGCAGGGGTGGGAGTGGGCCAGAAGAGGGTTTTCATGTCTCACGGAAGCTGCAGAGATGGAATCAACCTCAAGCAGGGCTCCCAGTACCTCATCATCGGCCCCAAAGAGGACCAGTGGAACCTTGACACGGAAACCAACAA AATCATCTACATGTTAGGAAAGGACACCTGGTTGGAACGCTGGCCTACGTCTGCAGAGTGCTCCAGCAATCCCGCCATGCGAGCTAAATGTAAGAGCCTCGACGACGCTGCAAAAGAACTGTCTGTCACCGGCTGCAGGCTGTAG